A genomic region of Caenorhabditis elegans chromosome V contains the following coding sequences:
- the Y59A8B.24 gene encoding uncharacterized protein (Confirmed by transcript evidence), protein MLQPLLSMPKLLKQRRNVRRWCVCALSPSCHFSLLRAEEPSTPLDKSSSRSPLQHPFVVRMRTYWA, encoded by the coding sequence ATGCTCCAGCCCTTGCTTTCTATGCCCAAACTTCTGAAACAACGACGAAACGTGAGGAGGTGGTGTGTGTGTGCACTGAGCCCCAGTTGTCATTTCTCGTTGCTAAGGGCAGAGGAGCCGTCGACGCCGCTTGATAAGAGCAGCTCGCGGAGCCCGCTCCAACATCCTTTTGTTGTCAGAATGAGGACGTACTGGGCGTGA
- the gck-3 gene encoding Germinal center kinase 3 (Confirmed by transcript evidence) — protein MSSSNLAGNTNTTTTSSAASAAAAHSAANASTITSEYSTTQTTTGTFNTDTLSSIGSTSTLHGSQPSQPPPPPPPQVSSPIAAAAAASAALVAQLNPADRWPTEPSAYKLDESIGVGATATVFTAYCLPRNEKVAIKCINLEKCQTSVDELSHEIQAMSQCNHPNVVSYYTSFIAQEELWVVMRLLNCGSMLDILKRKVKAIGKEQAQFGVLDEVSIATVLREVLKGLEYFHLNGQIHRDIKAGNILLADDGTIQIADFGVSGWLASSGGDLSRQKVRHTFVGTPCWMAPEVMEQVQGYDFKADIWSLGILAIELATGTAPYHKYPPMKVLMLTLQNDPPTLETNAERKDQYKAYGKSFKTLIRDCLQKDPAKRPTASELLKYSFFKKGKDKKYLVHTLIENLASVPVVAHHSSKKVASGKLRKDAHGNWEFEYDSPQESDDDSDLEDEEREKKKKKASASASGAGAAGAAGGATGGAASGAPSAQEGGGATTPCPETLNMVLRVRNQQRELNDIKFDYTKSADTVEGIAHELVTAELIDCHDLVIVAANLQKLIDFAESKSDRRSITFALNSGVHANEIPDERTLTGFAQISLLD, from the exons atgagcTCTTCGAATCTGGCAGGAAACACGAATACTACAACTACATCATCAGCAGCTTCTGCAGCAGCTGCTCATTCAGCTGCAAATGCTTCAACAATAACATCAGAATACTCGACAACACAGACAACAACTGGAACATTTAACACTGATACATTATCGAGCATCGGATCAACGTCGACACTTCATG GATCACAACCATCccaaccaccaccaccaccaccacctcaaGTATCATCACCGATTGCGGCAGCTGCAGCAGCATCAGCTGCACTTGTTGCACAGCTTAATCCGGCCGATCGATGGCCAACAGAACCGTCGGCTTATAAGTTGGATGAGTCGATTGGAGTTGGAGCAACTGCTACCGTTTTTACT gccTACTGCCTTCCACGAAACGAGAAAGTCGCCATCAAATGCATAAATCTGGAAAAGTGTCAAACATCGGTTGATGAGCTAAGTCATGAGATTCAGGCAATGTCCCAGTGTAATCATCCGAATGTTGTTAGCTATTATACATCATTTATTGCACAAGAAGAACTATGGGTTGTTATGCGTCTACTCAATTGTGGTTCAATGCTTGACATTTTGAAACGCAAAGTTAAG gcaattGGAAAAGAACAGGCGCAATTCGGTGTCCTCGATGAAGTATCAATTGCTACAGTACTCCGTGAAGTACTAAAAGGACTCGAATATTTCCATTTAAACGGACAAATTCATCGTGACATTAAAGCCGGCAACATACTGCTCGCCGACGATGGAACTAttcaaattgccgattttggAGTATCTGGATGGCTTGCTTCTTCTGGTGGTGATTTGTCACGTCAG aaagttcgtCACACATTTGTGGGCACTCCGTGTTGGATGGCACCAGAAGTAATGGAACAAGTACAAGGATATGATTTTAAAGCTGACATTTGGTCACTTGGAATTCTTGCGATTGAACTTGCCACCGGAACAGCTCCCTATCATAAATATCCACCAATGAAAGTCCTTATGCTAACACTTCAAAATGATCCACCAACACTTGAGACTAATGCTGAGAGAAAAGATCAATATAAGGCTTATGGAAAATCGTTTAAGACACTGATTCGCGATTGTTTGCAG aaagaCCCAGCAAAGCGTCCAACAGCCTCCGAACTCTTGAAATATTCGTtcttcaaaaaaggaaaagacaAGAAATATCTGGTACATACTCTCATTGAGAATCTCGCTTCAGTTCCAGTAGTCGCCCATCACTCGTCGAAAAAAGTGGCTTCTGGAAAGTTGCGTAAAGATGCTCACGGAAATTGGGAATTTGAATACGACTCACCACAAGAAAGTGATGATGATAGTGATTTGGAGGATGAGGAAcgtgaaaagaagaagaagaaggctAGTGCTTCAGCATCAGGAGCTGGAGCAGCTGGAGCTGCTGGAGGAGCCACTGGAGGAGCAGCAAGTGGTGCTCCAAGTGCTCAGGAAGGTGGAGGAGCCACCACTCCGTGTCCAGAGACGTTGAATATGGTGCTCAGAGTTCGGAATCAACAGCGAGAGCTCAATGATATCAAGTTTGACTATACAAAGTCGGCTGATACTG TTGAAGGAATTGCTCACGAACTAGTGACCGCTGAACTCATCGACTGTCACGATTTGGTAATTGTCGCTGCCAACCTTCAGAAGCTTATCGATTTTGCTGAATCAAAGTCTGATAGACGGTCGATAACGTTTGCATTGAATTCTGGAGTACACGCTAATgag atcccCGACGAGCGGACATTGACCGGATTCGCCCAAATTTCGCTGCTCGactaa
- the gck-3 gene encoding Germinal center kinase 3 (Confirmed by transcript evidence), producing the protein MSQCNHPNVVSYYTSFIAQEELWVVMRLLNCGSMLDILKRKVKAIGKEQAQFGVLDEVSIATVLREVLKGLEYFHLNGQIHRDIKAGNILLADDGTIQIADFGVSGWLASSGGDLSRQKVRHTFVGTPCWMAPEVMEQVQGYDFKADIWSLGILAIELATGTAPYHKYPPMKVLMLTLQNDPPTLETNAERKDQYKAYGKSFKTLIRDCLQKDPAKRPTASELLKYSFFKKGKDKKYLVHTLIENLASVPVVAHHSSKKVASGKLRKDAHGNWEFEYDSPQESDDDSDLEDEEREKKKKKASASASGAGAAGAAGGATGGAASGAPSAQEGGGATTPCPETLNMVLRVRNQQRELNDIKFDYTKSADTVEGIAHELVTAELIDCHDLVIVAANLQKLIDFAESKSDRRSITFALNSGVHANEIPDERTLTGFAQISLLD; encoded by the exons ATGTCCCAGTGTAATCATCCGAATGTTGTTAGCTATTATACATCATTTATTGCACAAGAAGAACTATGGGTTGTTATGCGTCTACTCAATTGTGGTTCAATGCTTGACATTTTGAAACGCAAAGTTAAG gcaattGGAAAAGAACAGGCGCAATTCGGTGTCCTCGATGAAGTATCAATTGCTACAGTACTCCGTGAAGTACTAAAAGGACTCGAATATTTCCATTTAAACGGACAAATTCATCGTGACATTAAAGCCGGCAACATACTGCTCGCCGACGATGGAACTAttcaaattgccgattttggAGTATCTGGATGGCTTGCTTCTTCTGGTGGTGATTTGTCACGTCAG aaagttcgtCACACATTTGTGGGCACTCCGTGTTGGATGGCACCAGAAGTAATGGAACAAGTACAAGGATATGATTTTAAAGCTGACATTTGGTCACTTGGAATTCTTGCGATTGAACTTGCCACCGGAACAGCTCCCTATCATAAATATCCACCAATGAAAGTCCTTATGCTAACACTTCAAAATGATCCACCAACACTTGAGACTAATGCTGAGAGAAAAGATCAATATAAGGCTTATGGAAAATCGTTTAAGACACTGATTCGCGATTGTTTGCAG aaagaCCCAGCAAAGCGTCCAACAGCCTCCGAACTCTTGAAATATTCGTtcttcaaaaaaggaaaagacaAGAAATATCTGGTACATACTCTCATTGAGAATCTCGCTTCAGTTCCAGTAGTCGCCCATCACTCGTCGAAAAAAGTGGCTTCTGGAAAGTTGCGTAAAGATGCTCACGGAAATTGGGAATTTGAATACGACTCACCACAAGAAAGTGATGATGATAGTGATTTGGAGGATGAGGAAcgtgaaaagaagaagaagaaggctAGTGCTTCAGCATCAGGAGCTGGAGCAGCTGGAGCTGCTGGAGGAGCCACTGGAGGAGCAGCAAGTGGTGCTCCAAGTGCTCAGGAAGGTGGAGGAGCCACCACTCCGTGTCCAGAGACGTTGAATATGGTGCTCAGAGTTCGGAATCAACAGCGAGAGCTCAATGATATCAAGTTTGACTATACAAAGTCGGCTGATACTG TTGAAGGAATTGCTCACGAACTAGTGACCGCTGAACTCATCGACTGTCACGATTTGGTAATTGTCGCTGCCAACCTTCAGAAGCTTATCGATTTTGCTGAATCAAAGTCTGATAGACGGTCGATAACGTTTGCATTGAATTCTGGAGTACACGCTAATgag atcccCGACGAGCGGACATTGACCGGATTCGCCCAAATTTCGCTGCTCGactaa
- the gck-3 gene encoding Germinal center kinase 3 (Confirmed by transcript evidence) yields the protein MSSSNLAGNTNTTTTSSAASAAAAHSAANASTITSEYSTTQTTTGTFNTDTLSSIGSTSTLHGSQPSQPPPPPPPQVSSPIAAAAAASAALVAQLNPADRWPTEPSAYKLDESIGVGATATVFTAYCLPRNEKVAIKCINLEKCQTSVDELSHEIQAMSQCNHPNVVSYYTSFIAQEELWVVMRLLNCGSMLDILKRKVKAIGKEQAQFGVLDEVSIATVLREVLKGLEYFHLNGQIHRDIKAGNILLADDGTIQIADFGVSGWLASSGGDLSRQKVRHTFVGTPCWMAPEVMEQVQGYDFKADIWSLGILAIELATGTAPYHKYPPMKVLMLTLQNDPPTLETNAERKDQYKAYGKSFKTLIRDCLQKDPAKRPTASELLKYSFFKKGKDKKYLVHTLIENLASVPVVAHHSSKKVASGKLRKDAHGNWEFEYDSPQESDDDSDLEDEEREKKKKKASASASGAGAAGAAGGATGGAASGAPSAQEGGGATTPCPETLNMVLRVRNQQRELNDIKFDYTKSADTGTEYFTKSKIYCEARE from the exons atgagcTCTTCGAATCTGGCAGGAAACACGAATACTACAACTACATCATCAGCAGCTTCTGCAGCAGCTGCTCATTCAGCTGCAAATGCTTCAACAATAACATCAGAATACTCGACAACACAGACAACAACTGGAACATTTAACACTGATACATTATCGAGCATCGGATCAACGTCGACACTTCATG GATCACAACCATCccaaccaccaccaccaccaccacctcaaGTATCATCACCGATTGCGGCAGCTGCAGCAGCATCAGCTGCACTTGTTGCACAGCTTAATCCGGCCGATCGATGGCCAACAGAACCGTCGGCTTATAAGTTGGATGAGTCGATTGGAGTTGGAGCAACTGCTACCGTTTTTACT gccTACTGCCTTCCACGAAACGAGAAAGTCGCCATCAAATGCATAAATCTGGAAAAGTGTCAAACATCGGTTGATGAGCTAAGTCATGAGATTCAGGCAATGTCCCAGTGTAATCATCCGAATGTTGTTAGCTATTATACATCATTTATTGCACAAGAAGAACTATGGGTTGTTATGCGTCTACTCAATTGTGGTTCAATGCTTGACATTTTGAAACGCAAAGTTAAG gcaattGGAAAAGAACAGGCGCAATTCGGTGTCCTCGATGAAGTATCAATTGCTACAGTACTCCGTGAAGTACTAAAAGGACTCGAATATTTCCATTTAAACGGACAAATTCATCGTGACATTAAAGCCGGCAACATACTGCTCGCCGACGATGGAACTAttcaaattgccgattttggAGTATCTGGATGGCTTGCTTCTTCTGGTGGTGATTTGTCACGTCAG aaagttcgtCACACATTTGTGGGCACTCCGTGTTGGATGGCACCAGAAGTAATGGAACAAGTACAAGGATATGATTTTAAAGCTGACATTTGGTCACTTGGAATTCTTGCGATTGAACTTGCCACCGGAACAGCTCCCTATCATAAATATCCACCAATGAAAGTCCTTATGCTAACACTTCAAAATGATCCACCAACACTTGAGACTAATGCTGAGAGAAAAGATCAATATAAGGCTTATGGAAAATCGTTTAAGACACTGATTCGCGATTGTTTGCAG aaagaCCCAGCAAAGCGTCCAACAGCCTCCGAACTCTTGAAATATTCGTtcttcaaaaaaggaaaagacaAGAAATATCTGGTACATACTCTCATTGAGAATCTCGCTTCAGTTCCAGTAGTCGCCCATCACTCGTCGAAAAAAGTGGCTTCTGGAAAGTTGCGTAAAGATGCTCACGGAAATTGGGAATTTGAATACGACTCACCACAAGAAAGTGATGATGATAGTGATTTGGAGGATGAGGAAcgtgaaaagaagaagaagaaggctAGTGCTTCAGCATCAGGAGCTGGAGCAGCTGGAGCTGCTGGAGGAGCCACTGGAGGAGCAGCAAGTGGTGCTCCAAGTGCTCAGGAAGGTGGAGGAGCCACCACTCCGTGTCCAGAGACGTTGAATATGGTGCTCAGAGTTCGGAATCAACAGCGAGAGCTCAATGATATCAAGTTTGACTATACAAAGTCGGCTGATACTGGTACGGAATATTTTACtaaaagtaaaatatactgtgaagccagagagtaa